A region from the Caldicellulosiruptor naganoensis genome encodes:
- a CDS encoding zinc-dependent alcohol dehydrogenase: MKAIVFDASVGKYIRTLVLGKISKRFFYNRLSCIQLKDIPEPGLPSENYVKIKTTYAGICGSDLNLIFLHDSPSTSPFASFPFVIGHENLGVIIEKGKNVSEFEIGERVIVDPVLDCDARELPRCPSCQEEEFSTCLNITEGKLKPGTIMGTCSSTGGSWGEYFIAHKSQVIKVPDSVKDEEAILVDPLASALHPVMRNFPGDSDKVLVYGAGIIGLLVIWSLRKLGCKADITAVAKYDFQADLAMEFGANRVVRSSEDYLEELAKVCDAKIFKPMIGEKVLLGGFDKVFDCVGSKKTIRDGMWLTKQRGSYILVGLASVVKDLDLTPIWFKELNVRGAYCYSTENINDCRISTYQLALNLIQQFGIPYDKLITHYFDINEYQRAIEVASSKGSEKSIKVVFKFL; encoded by the coding sequence ATGAAAGCAATCGTCTTTGATGCAAGTGTGGGAAAATACATAAGAACTTTGGTCTTAGGCAAGATTTCAAAAAGATTTTTCTACAATCGGCTATCATGTATCCAGCTCAAAGATATTCCCGAACCAGGGCTTCCATCTGAAAACTACGTAAAGATAAAAACAACATACGCAGGAATTTGCGGTTCTGACCTAAACCTAATTTTTTTGCATGACTCACCTTCAACCTCACCATTTGCTTCATTCCCATTTGTAATTGGCCATGAAAACCTTGGAGTAATAATTGAAAAGGGTAAGAACGTATCAGAATTTGAGATAGGTGAAAGGGTGATTGTAGACCCAGTTTTGGACTGTGACGCAAGAGAACTTCCAAGATGTCCTTCGTGCCAAGAAGAAGAGTTTTCAACCTGTTTAAATATTACTGAAGGAAAGCTCAAACCCGGTACCATCATGGGTACCTGCAGTTCAACAGGTGGTTCATGGGGAGAGTATTTTATTGCTCACAAGTCACAGGTTATAAAGGTGCCTGATTCTGTTAAAGATGAGGAGGCAATTTTAGTAGACCCTTTAGCATCTGCTCTTCATCCTGTTATGAGAAACTTTCCAGGAGACTCTGACAAGGTTTTGGTGTATGGTGCTGGAATAATAGGGCTTTTGGTCATCTGGAGCCTGAGGAAACTTGGATGCAAAGCGGACATCACAGCAGTTGCAAAGTACGACTTTCAGGCAGACTTGGCAATGGAGTTTGGCGCAAACAGGGTTGTAAGGTCGTCAGAAGATTATTTAGAAGAGCTTGCGAAGGTGTGCGATGCAAAGATTTTCAAGCCAATGATTGGGGAGAAAGTCTTGCTTGGCGGGTTTGACAAGGTGTTTGACTGCGTTGGTTCAAAGAAAACTATTCGAGATGGTATGTGGCTAACAAAACAACGCGGAAGCTATATTTTGGTTGGGCTTGCTTCAGTTGTGAAGGATTTGGATTTGACTCCCATTTGGTTCAAGGAGCTCAATGTAAGGGGAGCTTATTGCTATAGTACAGAGAACATAAACGACTGTAGAATCTCTACCTACCAGCTTGCATTAAATCTTATACAACAATTTGGAATTCCGTATGATAAGTTGATCACTCATTATTTTGACATAAATGAATATCAAAGAGCAATAGAGGTAGCGTCTTCAAAGGGAAGTGAGAAGAGTATAAAAGTTGTGTTTAAATTTTTGTGA